One Vitis vinifera cultivar Pinot Noir 40024 chromosome 8, ASM3070453v1 genomic window carries:
- the LOC100264893 gene encoding probable aspartyl protease At4g16563 has translation MASSSSSLLFSVFILFSILFLASCSKDNIPATITIPLTSTFTSKPLASASLSRAHHLKHGKTNPPVKTSLFPHSYGGHSISLSFGTPPQKLSFLVDTGSDVVWAPCTTDYTCTNCSFSAADPKKVPIFDPKLSSSSKILDCRNPKCVSTYFPYVHLGCPRCNGNSKHCSYACPYSTQYGTGASSGYFLLENLKFPRKTIRNFLLGCTTSAARELSSDALAGFGRSMFSLPIQMGVKKFAYCLNSHDYDDTRNSGKLILDYRDGKTKGLSYTPFLKSPPASAFYYHLGVKDIKIGNKLLRIPSKYLAPGSDGRSGVIIDSGYGGAGYMTGPVFKIVTNELKKQMSKYRRSLEAETQTGLTPCYNFTGHKSIKIPPLIYQFRGGANMVVPGKNYFGISPQESLACFLMDTNGTNALEITPDPSIILGNSQHVDYYVEYDLKNDRFGFRRQTC, from the coding sequence atggcttcttcttcttcttctttgcttttctccgtCTTTATTCTCTTCTCTATCCTTTTCTTGGCATCCTGCTCCAAAGATAACATACCTGCCACCATTACCATCCCTCTAACCTCAACATTTACAAGCAAACCCCTTGCCTCTGCATCCTTGTCCAGAGCCCATCACTTGAAACATGGTAAGACCAACCCTCCGGTGAAAACCTCTCTTTTTCCTCATAGTTATGGGGGTCACTCCATCTCTCTCAGCTTCGGCACTCCTCCACAAAAACTCTCCTTCCTGGTGGACACAGGAAGTGATGTAGTATGGGCCCCGTGTACAACTGACTATACATGCACCAACTGTTCTTTTTCAGCTGCCGACCCCAAAAAGGTCCCCATCTTCGATCCCAAACTTTCGTCGTCTTCTAAGATCTTAGACTGCAGAAACCCCAAATGTGTAAGCACTTATTTCCCATATGTTCACCTTGGGTGCCCCCGCTGCAATGGTAATTCCAAACATTGCTCGTACGCTTGTCCATACAGTACTCAGTATGGCACAGGAGCATCATCCGGGTATTTTCTATTAGAAAACCTGAAATTTCCCCGGAAAACAATTCGTAATTTTCTTCTTGGGTGTACAACATCCGCTGCTCGTGAATTATCTTCTGACGCACTTGCGGGGTTCGGTCGCTCAATGTTCTCGTTGCCGATACAGATGGGTGTGAAGAAGTTTGCTTACTGTCTCAATTCTCACGACTATGATGACACCCGGAACAGCGGCAAGTTGATTTTGGACTACCGCGATGGCAAAACCAAAGGACTTAGCTACACTCCCTTTCTCAAGAGCCCTCCTGCCTCGGCGTTTTATTACCACTTGGGTGTCAAAGATATCAAGATCGGCAACAAGCTCCTGAGGATTCCAAGCAAGTATCTGGCTCCAGGATCTGACGGCAGAAGTGGTGTCATAATAGATTCTGGTTACGGTGGCGCCGGATACATGACAGGACCAGTTTTTAAGATAGTGACAAATGAGTTGAAAAAGCAGATGTCCAAGTACAGGAGATCTCTCGAGGCAGAAACCCAGACCGGTCTCACACCTTGTTATAATTTCACAGGCCACAAATCCATAAAAATCCCCCCTTTAATTTACCAATTTAGAGGTGGCGCAAATATGGTGGTGCCAGGAAAGAATTATTTTGGGATAAGTCCTCAGGAAAGCTTGGCTTGTTTCCTCATGGACACTAATGGCACCAACGCTTTGGAAATCACTCCGGATCCATCTATTATTCTGGGGAATTCTCAGCATGTGGATTATTATGTGGAGTATGACCTCAAAAATGATCGTTTTGGCTTCCGACGACAGACTTGCTAG
- the LOC100252858 gene encoding probable aspartyl protease At4g16563, with product MASSTSLLFPVFTLFSILFLASSSNDNIPATITIPLTSTFTSKLSTEPRVFLQHLASASLSRAHHLKHGTTSPLVKASLFPHSYGGHTIPLSFGTPPQKLSFLVDTGSHVVWAPCTTHYTCTNCSFSNPKKVPIFNPELSSSDKILGCRDPKCANTSSPDVYLGCPRCNGNSKKCSHACPQYTLQYGTGAAFGFFLLENLNFPGKTIHKFLVGCTTSAARVPTSDALAGFGRTMFSLPMQMGVKKFAYCLNSHDYDDTRNSSKLILDYSDGETKGLSYTPFLKNPPDFPIYYYLGVEDIKIGNTLLGIPSKYLAPVSDGRGGLMIDSGFAYGYMTGPVFKIVTNELKKQMSKYRRSLELETLSGFTPCYNFTGHKSIKIPDLIYQFRGGANMVVPGKNYFVFIPEISLACFPVVTDAGTSTLEFTPGPSIILGNYQHVDYYVEFDLKK from the coding sequence ATggcttcttctacttctttgcTTTTCCCTGTTTTTACTCTCTTCTCTATCCTTTTCTTGGCATCCTCCTCCAATGATAACATACCTGCCACCATTACCATCCCTCTAACCTCAACATTTACAAGCAAACTATCCACGGAACCCAGGGTCTTTCTCCAACACCTTGCCTCTGCATCCTTGTCCAGAGCCCATCACTTGAAACATGGTACGACCAGTCCTCTCGTAAAAGCCTCTCTTTTTCCTCATAGTTATGGGGGTCACACCATCCCTCTCAGCTTCGGCACTCCTCCACAAAAACTCTCCTTCCTGGTGGACACAGGAAGTCATGTAGTATGGGCCCCGTGCACAACTCACTACACATGCACTAACTGTTCTTTTTCAAACCCCAAAAAGGTCCCTATCTTCAATCCCGAACTTTCGTCATCTGATAAGATCTTGGGGTGCAGAGATCCCAAATGTGCAAACACTTCCTCCCCAGATGTTTACCTCGGGTGCCCCCGCTGCAATGGCAATTCCAAAAAATGCTCCCACGCTTGCCCACAATACACTCTTCAGTATGGCACAGGAGCAGCATTTGGGTTTTTTCTATTAGAAAACCTCAACTTTCCCGGGAAAAccattcataaatttcttgttgggTGTACAACATCCGCTGCTCGTGTACCTACTTCTGACGCACTTGCGGGGTTCGGTCGCACAATGTTCTCGTTGCCAATGCAGATGGGTGTGAAGAAGTTTGCTTACTGTCTCAATTCGCACGATTACGATGACACCCGGAACAGCAGCAAGTTGATTTTGGACTACAGTGATGGCGAAACCAAAGGACTTTCCTATACTCCCTTTCTCAAGAACCCTCCTGACTTCCCGATTTACTACTACTTGGGTGTCGAAGATATCAAGATCGGGAACACGCTCCTCGGGATTCCAAGCAAGTATCTGGCTCCAGTATCTGACGGCCGAGGTGGTCTCATGATAGATTCTGGTTTCGCGTACGGATACATGACAGGACCGGTTTTTAAGATAGTGACAAATGAGTTGAAAAAGCAGATGTCCAAGTATAGGAGATCTCTTGAGCTAGAAACCCTGTCCGGTTTCACACCTTGTTATAATTTCACAGGCCACAAATCCATAAAAATCCCCGACTTAATTTACCAATTTAGAGGTGGCGCAAATATGGTGGTGCCAGGAAAGaattattttgtgtttattCCTGAGATAAGCTTGGCTTGTTTCCCTGTCGTCACTGATGCAGGCACCAGCACCTTGGAATTCACTCCGGGACCGTCTATTATTCTGGGGAATTATCAGCACGTGGATTATTATGTGGAGTTTGACCTAAAAAAATGA
- the LOC104880161 gene encoding probable aspartyl protease At4g16563 gives MASSTSLLFSVFTVFSILFFASSSEDNIPATITIPLTSTFTSKLSTEPMVFLQHLASASLSRVHHLKHGKTNPLVKTSLFPHSYGGHTIPLSFGTPPQKLSFLVDTGSHVVWTLCTTHYTCTNCSFSDAGPKKAPIFNPELSSSSKILGCRNPKCVNTSSPDVHLGCPRCNGNSKNCSHACPRYRLQYGGGASSGYFLLENLNFPAKTIHTFLVGCTTSAARLPTSDGFAGFGRTMFSLPMQMGVKKFAYCLNSHYYDDTRNSGKLVLDYSDGKTKGLFYTPFLKNPPDFPFYYYLGVKDIKIGNKLLRIPSKYLAPGSDGRGGLMIDSGFAYGYMTRPVFKIVTNELKKQMSKYRRSLEAETQSGLTPCFNFTGHKSIKIPPLIYQFRGGANMVVAGMNYLLMSRLETSLVACLPMVTDAGNNTMEFTPGPSIILGNSQHVDYYVEYDLKNERLGFRRQTC, from the exons ATggcttcttctacttctttgcTTTTCTCTGTCTTCACCGTTTTCTCTATCCTTTTCTTTGCATCCTCCTCCGAAGATAACATACCTGCCACCATTACCATCCCTCTAACCTCAACATTTACAAGCAAACTATCCACGGAACCCATGGTCTTTCTCCAACACCTTGC CTCTGCATCCTTGTCTAGAGTCCATCACTTGAAACATGGTAAGACCAACCCTCTCGTAAAAACCTCTCTTTTTCCTCATAGTTATGGGGGTCACACCATCCCTCTCAGCTTCGGCACTCCTCCACAAAAACTCTCCTTCCTGGTGGACACAGGAAGTCATGTAGTATGGACTCTTTGTACAACTCACTATACATGCACCAACTGTTCTTTTTCAGATGCCGGCCCCAAAAAAGCCCCAATTTTCAATCCCGAACTTTCGTCGTCTTCTAAGATCCTGGGGTGCAGAAATCCCAAATGTGTAAACACTTCTTCCCCAGATGTTCACCTTGGGTGCCCCCGCTGCAATGGCAATTCCAAAAATTGCTCTCACGCTTGCCCACGGTACCGTCTTCAGTATGGCGGAGGAGCATCATCTGGATATTTTCTATTAGAAAACCTCAATTTTCCCGCGAAAACAATTCATACATTTCTTGTTGGGTGTACAACATCCGCTGCTCGTCTACCTACTTCTGACGGATTTGCGGGGTTCGGTCGCACAATGTTCTCGTTGCCGATGCAGATGGGTGTGAAGAAGTTTGCTTACTGTCTCAATTCTCACTACTACGATGACACCCGGAACAGCGGCAAGTTGGTTTTGGACTACAGTGATGGCAAAACCAAAGGACTTTTCTACACTCCCTTTCTCAAGAACCCTCCTGACTTCCCGTTTTACTACTACTTGGGTGTCAAAGATATCAAGATCGGAAACAAGCTCCTCAGGATTCCAAGCAAGTATCTGGCTCCAGGATCTGACGGCCGAGGTGGTCTCATGATAGATTCTGGTTTCGCGTACGGATACATGACACGACCGGTTTTTAAGATAGTGACAAATGAACTGAAAAAGCAGATGTCCAAGTATAGGAGATCTCTCGAGGCAGAAACCCAGTCCGGTCTCACGCCTTGTTTTAATTTCACAGGCCACAAATCCATAAAAATCCCCCCCTTAATTTACCAATTTAGAGGTGGCGCAAATATGGTGGTCGCAGGaatgaattatttattaatgtCTAGGCTTGAGACAAGCCTCGTGGCTTGTTTACCCATGGTCACTGATGCAGGCAACAACACTATGGAATTCACTCCGGGACCGTCTATTATTCTGGGGAATTCTCAGCATGTGGATTATTATGTGGAGTATGACCTCAAAAATGAGCGTCTTGGGTTCCGACGACAGACTTGCTAG